A region of Periophthalmus magnuspinnatus isolate fPerMag1 chromosome 13, fPerMag1.2.pri, whole genome shotgun sequence DNA encodes the following proteins:
- the LOC117379843 gene encoding uncharacterized protein K02A2.6-like: MDQILSGLQGVQCYLDDILCTGANDEEHLRNLDATLQRLQQYGLRVRKEKCEFLRPSVEYLGHVIDEKGLHTAPSKIAAIVDAPSPENVSQLRSFLGLLNYYGRFIPNLASLLKPLHELLCHDKKWRWTNDCEKAFQDAKEALTSSEVLTHFNPSLPIQLACDASPYGVGAVISHTFPNGEEKPIAFASRTLNKAESNYAQLEREALSIIFGVRKFHQYLYGRKFTLLTDHRPLTTILGPHTGIPSLAASRLQRWALLLSAHSYDIKYRKSDSHCNADGLSRLPLPVTKHEPNTVDIFYFKNVERAPVSAAQVKKATRNDPDLSVVMDMVIKGQSKVDSSALKPFIDRRWELSVQSGCLLWGRRVILPQSLRAKMLEQLHAGHSGIVKMKEMARSYFWWPGLDKQIENMAKSCSSCQKTRNNPPAAPLHPWDFPQDPWYRIHIDFAGPFEDRMFLIAVDAHSKWPEVAIMKSTTSEKTVEELGEMFSRFGAPVQLISDNGPQLVSKEMSDFLQANGVQHIKSAPYHPATNGLAERFVQTLKHALKASQGQGTLHQRLHEFLLKYRTSSHSTTKASPASLMFNRELRTSLDLLKPPTVKDIVQADQRKQVKYRDIHAKDRVFVPGDSVLARNYQSKVKWAPATVIAQTGPVSYTVQTADGVWRRHVDQLLKTPNTTQELVLLSVLSRGFLTSIYVGYAVDESRARECCSLC, encoded by the exons ATGGATCAGATCTTGAGTGGATTGCAAGGAGTACAGTGCTATTTGGACGATATTCTCTGCACGGGTGCAAACGACGAAGAGCATCTTCGCAACCTGGATGCTACACTGCAGAGGCTACAACAGTATGGACTCAGAGTTCGCAAGGAGAAGTGTGAGTTCTTGAGACCATCTGTGGAGTACCTAGGTCACGTTATTGATGAAAAAGGCCTACACACAGCTCCTTCAAAGATAGCGGCTATTGTAGATGCACCctctcctgaaaatgtgagtcaGTTGAGATCTTTTCTAGGCCTCTTGAACTACTATGGACGGTTTATACCTAACCTTGCATCACTGTTAAAGCCGTTACATGAACTGTTATGTCATGACAAGAAATGGAGATGGACGAATGACTGTGAAAAAGCTTTTCAGGATGCAAAGGAGGCACTTACCAGTTCAGAGGTTCTGACACACTTCAATCCCTCACTTCCAATCCAGCTGGCCTGTGACGCGTCACCCTATGGAGTGGGTGCCGTCATCTCTCACACATTTCCAAATGGTGAGGAAAAACCAATTGCATTTGCTTCTAGGACATTGAATAAGGCAGAGTCCAACTATGCTCAGTTGGAACGTGAGGCACTGAGCATCATTTTTGGAGTGAGGAAATTCCATcaatatttgtatggaaggaAGTTTACCCTTTTAACAGATCACAGACCCCTCACAACGATCTTGGGACCGCACACTGGAATACCATCGCTTGCAGCTTCACGTCTTCAAAGGTGGGCTTTGTTGTTGTCAGCTCACTCGTATGACATAAAGTATCGCAAATCTGATTCTCATTGCAACGCAGATGGACTTTCCAGGTTACCACTCCCTGTTACCAAACATGAACCTAACACAGTGGACATTTTCTATTTCAAAAATGTGGAAAGGGCACCAGTTTCAGCTGCCCAAGTGAAAAAGGCGACCAGAAATGACCCTGACCTGTCAGTAGTCATGGACATGGTAATTAAAGGACAATCGAAAGTTGATAGCTCCGCTCTCAAACCTTTTATTGATAGAAGGTGGGAGCTTTCTGTCCAGTCAGGTTGTCTGCTGTGGGGAAGGCGGGTTATCCTTCCACAGTCACTGCGTGCTAAAATGTTAGAGCAGCTGCATGCAGGTCACAGTGGGATAGTGAAAATGAAGGAAATGGCTAGGAGCTATTTTTGGTGGCCAGGATTAGACAAACAAATAGAAAACATGGCCAAAAGTTGTTCATCTTGTCAAAAGACTCGTAacaacccacctgcagctcctctaCATCCATGGGACTTTCCACAGGACCCTTGGTACCGCATTCACATAGACTTTGCAGGTCCATTTGAGGACCGAATGTTCCTGATCGCTGTCGATGCTCACAGCAAGTGGCCAGAGGTAGCTATCATGAAATCTACTACATCAGAAAAGACTGTTGAGGAACTTGGAGAGATGTTTAGCCGTTTTGGGGCTCCTGTTCAGCTCATCTCAGATAACGGTCCCCAACTCGTGTCAAAAGAAATGTCTGATTTTCTACAAGCAAATGGAGTTCAACACATTAAGTCAGCCCCATACCACCCTGCAACAAACGGGTTAGCAGAGAGGTTTGTGCAGACTCTCAAACATGCACTGAAAGCCTCACAAGGACAAGGCACTCTGCACCAAAGGCTGCATGAGTTTCTTCTCAAGTACCGCACCTCTTCACACTCAACCACCAAGGCATCTCCTGCAAGCCTCATGTTCAACAGAGAACTTCGAACGAGCTTGGACCTTCTCAAACCTCCAACAGTAAAAGACATTGTTCAGGCAGACCAACGAaaacaagtaaagtacagagacATTCATGCGAAAGATCGAGTGTTTGTACCTGGAGATTCAGTGCTGGCTAGAAACTATCAGAGTAAGGTAAAGTGGGCTCCTGCCACTGTCATTGCCCAAACTGGCCCTGTCTCCTACACTGTCCAGACAGCTGATGGAGTTTGGCGCCGCCATGTGGaccaacttttaaaaacacctaACACTACTCAAGAACT AGTGCTGCTCTCCGTGTTGAGCCGTGGTTTCCTGACCAGTATTTATGTTGGCTATGCAG TTGATGAGAGTCGGGCACGAGAGTGCTGCTCTCTGTGTTGA